In Gossypium arboreum isolate Shixiya-1 chromosome 5, ASM2569848v2, whole genome shotgun sequence, a single genomic region encodes these proteins:
- the LOC108451129 gene encoding uncharacterized protein LOC108451129, whose amino-acid sequence MQDQLQAQMQEQIAKMQQDMRNQMQESQRNMMDQLAQLLAQRSDKGKNPVVNLEDDQKDLTYPPGFSPTNIQAQLEVYPQRVPVTIRSQSQVGASTPINFPTGSSSNPRDNPTNPVISDLNDAAEIEKARVDLPKQLEVRCKCLEEKFKAMETADCRCGIDAKDLSLVLDLVLPSKFKTPEFEKYNGTSYLEAHIMMFCRRMIGYVNNDQLLIHYFQDSLIGSTAKWYNQLSRAQIGS is encoded by the coding sequence ATGCAAGATCAACTGCAGGCTCAGATGCAAGAACAGATTGCTAAAATGCAACAAGACATGAGGAACCAAATGCAAGAATCCCAAAGAAACATGATGGACCAACTAGCCCAGCTGTTGGCCCAAAGGTCCGATAAAGGAAAAAACCCTGTAGTCAATCTTGAGGATGATCAGAAAGACCTCACTTATCCTCCAGGCTTTTCCCCGACCAATATTCAAGCACAACTAGAGGTGTATCCCCAAAGAGTGCCTGTCACTATTAGATCCCAATCTCAGGTCGGTGCCTCGACACCAATAAACTTCCCAACAGGCTCGAGTTCTAACCCGAGGGATAATCCAACTAATCCCGTTATCTCTGACCTTAATGACGCAGCAGAAATAGAAAAGGCAAGAGTAGATCTGCCAAAACAACTCGAGGTCCGGTGCAAATGTCTTGAAGAAAAATTCAAAGCAATGGAGACCGCTGATTGCCGTTGCGGGATCGATGCTAAGGACTTAAGCTTGGTCCTAGATCTGGTGCTCCCATCAAAGTTTAAGACTCCggaatttgaaaagtataatgggaCAAGCTACCTTGAAGCTCACATTATGATGTTCTGTCGAAGAATGATAGGATATGTTAACAATGATCAGCTGCTAATTCACTATTTCCAAGACAGTCTGATCGGGTCTACAGCCAAGTGGTATAACCAGCTAAGCCGTGCCCAAATTGGTTCATAA